A portion of the Arachis stenosperma cultivar V10309 unplaced genomic scaffold, arast.V10309.gnm1.PFL2 arast.V10309.gnm1.Scaffold_100041, whole genome shotgun sequence genome contains these proteins:
- the LOC130960045 gene encoding LOW QUALITY PROTEIN: 60S ribosomal protein L16, mitochondrial-like (The sequence of the model RefSeq protein was modified relative to this genomic sequence to represent the inferred CDS: inserted 1 base in 1 codon): MEKHLVMYLTRKSIMLPRKYLLVTESQVSKCGFHIVKKKRDVLYPKRTKFSKYRKGRCSRGCEPDGTKLGFGRYGTQSCRAGRLSYRAIEAARRAIIGHFHRAMSGQFXKNGKIWVRVFADIPITGKPTEVRMGRGKGNPTGWIARVSTGQVLFEMDGVNFANARQAATLAAHKPCSSTKFVKWS, translated from the exons ATGGAAAAACATCTCGTAATGTATTTAACCAGAAAATCGATTATGCTTCCGCGGAAGTATCTACTCGTTACGGAATCTCAGGTGTCAAAGTGTGGATTTcatatagtaaaaaaaaaaagggacgTGCTATATCCGAAACGTACGAAATTTAGTAAATATCGTAAAGGCAGATGTAGTAGGGGTTGCGAACCAGACGGAACAAAACTAGGTTTTGGAAGATATGGCACTCAAAGTTGTAGAGCTGGTCGTCTTTCATATCGAGCCATTGAAGCAGCGCGTCGGGCTATAATCGGACACTTCCATCGTGCTATGAGCGGACAAT CGAAAAATGGTAAGATATGGGTAAGAGTTTTCGCGGATATCCCTATTACCGGGAAACCTACAGAAGTCAGAATgggaagaggaaagggaaatCCTACGGGTTGGATTGCTCGTGTGTCCACGGGACAAGTCCTATTTGAAATGGATGGTGTGAATTTTGCAAATGCTCGACAAGCCGCTACATTAGCGGCGCATAAACCATGTTCGTCAACCAAGTTTGTTAAGTGGTCGTAA